The Primulina eburnea isolate SZY01 chromosome 6, ASM2296580v1, whole genome shotgun sequence genome contains a region encoding:
- the LOC140834637 gene encoding protein NRT1/ PTR FAMILY 6.3-like: MLCLLGGFIADTFLGRYLTIAIFAIVQATGVTILTISTIIPCLRPPKCTAGGPSCIPASSKQLSALYLALYLTALGTGGLKSSVSGLGSDQFDDSDKKERQQMTKFFSWFFFFIMVGALAAVTVFVYVQDNLGRDWGYGLCACVIIVGWMVFLSGTKRYRIKKLVGSPLTQIASVFVAAWRKRYLELPSDPSLLFNVDDEGYGSKKKQQLPHSKDFR; the protein is encoded by the exons ATGCTATGTTTGCTTGGAGGGTTCATAGCAGATACTTTTCTTGGGAG GTACCTGACCATCGCCATTTTCGCCATCGTTCAAGCAACG GGTGTCACAATCCTGACAATCTCAACCATAATCCCCTGTCTCCGGCCACCGAAGTGCACCGCCGGCGGCCCATCATGCATCCCAGCGAGCAGCAAGCAGCTCTCAGCCCTCTACCTGGCCTTATACCTGACGGCTCTCGGCACCGGCGGCCTCAAATCCAGCGTCTCGGGGTTGGGGTCCGATCAATTCGATGATTCCGACAAGAAGGAGAGACAACAGATGACCAAATTCTTCAGCTGGTTTTTCTTCTTCATAATGGTTGGGGCACTGGCAGCAGTTACAGTATTTGTTTACGTTCAAGATAATCTAGGAAGAGATTGGGGATATGGGCTTTGTGCCTGCGTAATCATCGTGGGGTGGATGGTGTTCTTGTCGGGGACGAAACGTTATCGTATCAAGAAACTCGTGGGCAGTCCGTTGACACAGATCGCCTCGGTTTTTGTGGCGGCGTGGCGGAAGAGATACTTGGAACTGCCGTCAGACCCTTCGCTTTTGTTCAATGTTGATGATGAAGGATATGGTAGCAAGAAGAAGCAACAGCTACCACACAGCAAGGATTTCCGGTGA
- the LOC140835503 gene encoding uncharacterized protein, translating into MEVSVQVPFRSISLPSRLQPVHATKFESESRKLKSCFSKNVHVTLEAIQSGVLGLADFYNSVEELTRSNAARHALIRLRQQDESIMGSVELLDSCNTIKELVQIIKENVRSLQSALRRKGMENSSIQQDVARYFCCREKMKKDIARTLKTLKNLENKNGEGSFVSAFEEVNGIAIDIFKCLLMFLSWPMAKHGGWNLVAKLMTTKTAGFSRDFNMISEVGSVDIALNSLQACV; encoded by the coding sequence ATGGAGGTTTCGGTGCAAGTTCCCTTTAGGTCCATTAGCTTGCCATCGAGGCTACAACCCGTTCATGCCACGAAGTTTGAATCCGAGTCAAGAAAGCTCAAATCTTGTTTTTCAAAAAATGTTCACGTTACCTTAGAAGCCATTCAATCTGGTGTATTGGGCTTAGCAGACTTCTATAATTCTGTTGAAGAACTAACACGTTCCAATGCTGCTCGACATGCACTTATCCGTCTACGGCAACAGGATGAATCAATCATGGGCTCGGTCGAGTTGCTGGATTCTTGCAACACTATAAAAGAGCTCGTTCAAATTATCAAAGAAAACGTTCGATCCCTTCAGTCAGCTCTGCGCCGAAAGGGCATGGAGAACTCCAGCATCCAACAAGATGTAGCCAGATATTTTTGTTGCAGAGAGaaaatgaagaaagatattgctaggACCCTAAAAACACTAAAGAATTTGGAGAACAAGAATGGAGAAGGAAGCTTTGTCAGTGCTTTCGAAGAAGTGAATGGGATCGCTATTGACATTTTCAAGTGTCTCCTAATGTTCTTGTCTTGGCCAATGGCTAAGCATGGGGGTTGGAATTTGGTTGCAAAGTTGATGACCACAAAAACAGCGGGCTTTAGCAGAGATTTTAACATGATTAGTGAAGTGGGCAGTGTGGATATCGCACTAAATTCCCTGCAAGCTTGTGTATGA